The sequence TACGTTGCCGATTCTCTTTATGAACCCAGGGCAATACTTCTTTGGTCTGATTGTTTGCGGGGGACTTTCATTCGGTCTGGCTCATACCCTGGTCTGAGAGTTGAACTGCCAAATACCACAAAAATATTCTTATTGAAATTTCTCCTGAATTGCACAGAGGACATCGGTTATTTCAAAAAATGCCTGGACGAGTTCAGGGTCAAAATGTTCGCCACTTTCTTTCTGAATGAGGTTATACACCTTTTCTTTTTCCCACGGTTCTTTATAACAACGGCTGGAGCTCAGAGCATCAAACACGTCAGCCAGGGCAACAATTCTGGCAGCCAGTGGTATGTCCTTTCCAGCCAGAGCCTGGTTAGGGCTATTTTTATCTGGAAAGTTCGTCAGGTTTGGATAGCCGGTACCGTTCCACTTTTGATGGTGATGAAGGGTTACTTCGTGGGTCATCTTATCGAGTTCCGTGGAAGTGCTGTTGAAAAGTTCGGCACCAAAAGTGGTGTGTTTTTTTATAATATTGAACTCATCCTTGGTGAGTCTGGCTGGTTTTTTTAAAATGATATCAGAAATGCCTACTTTCCCAGCATCATGGGTCATGGCTGCCAGGCTGATAAGGTCTCGGAAATGATTTATTTCTGAGTCAGGTAGCCCTTTTTTTTTGGCCCAGCGCTGATAGATTTCAACACTGAATGCTGAAACCCGCTGGACATGAGCCCCGGTTTCTTTGGGATCATGAAGAGACGCCATTTTCACCATGCGAAGGATGGTCTCGCGGTTCAGTATACCATGTTCAATAATCATTGAGGCACTATTAGCAAAAAGGCAGGCCATTGTCTTACTTCTTTCAGAAAAGACAGAGGTTTGTCCCTGTTCATTCTGAGCGTTTATAAGTTGTATTACACCAACAAGTGAATCATTAGAGGTGAGAAGAGGGATGGTGAGAGATGAAGCTGTGTGGTAGTTATTTTCTTCGTCGAAGGAAGGGTTGAAACTATAAGGTACGGTGGCAGGAATTTGATAGGCGTCATCAATTGAAACCGTCTGTTTAGTCTGGGCGCAGTAGCCAACGATTGTGTGACTGTCGATGGGAAG comes from Desulfocapsa sulfexigens DSM 10523 and encodes:
- a CDS encoding HD domain-containing phosphohydrolase → METTTRPDTNTVNSVLEIIRSLNQLKGMDMILDRILFESRKLANADAGSIYLVKNDTLVFNHVQNDTLFGRNGAGAAQYAKMTLPIDSHTIVGYCAQTKQTVSIDDAYQIPATVPYSFNPSFDEENNYHTASSLTIPLLTSNDSLVGVIQLINAQNEQGQTSVFSERSKTMACLFANSASMIIEHGILNRETILRMVKMASLHDPKETGAHVQRVSAFSVEIYQRWAKKKGLPDSEINHFRDLISLAAMTHDAGKVGISDIILKKPARLTKDEFNIIKKHTTFGAELFNSTSTELDKMTHEVTLHHHQKWNGTGYPNLTNFPDKNSPNQALAGKDIPLAARIVALADVFDALSSSRCYKEPWEKEKVYNLIQKESGEHFDPELVQAFFEITDVLCAIQEKFQ